The Leucobacter rhizosphaerae genome includes a region encoding these proteins:
- a CDS encoding amino acid ABC transporter ATP-binding protein, translating to MSDVKVLAQDVHKSFGDNHVLQGINLTIRKGEVSCLLGPSGSGKSTFLRCINHLETIDSGRIEVDGTLIGYREHGDKLYELQPSVAAQQRENIGMVFQRFNLFPHMTAFENITCAPIFVRGERKSEARESALALLEQVGLADKADAYPRELSGGQQQRIAIARALAMKPDLMLFDEPTSALDPELVGEVLEVMKSLAETGMTMIVVTHEMGFAREVADSVTFMDGGVVVEHGTPEEVLVHPQHGRTRAFLSKVL from the coding sequence ATGAGCGACGTTAAGGTCCTCGCGCAGGACGTCCACAAGTCGTTCGGCGACAACCATGTGCTCCAGGGCATCAACCTGACGATCCGGAAGGGCGAGGTGAGCTGTCTCCTCGGCCCCTCCGGCTCCGGCAAGTCGACGTTCCTGCGCTGCATCAACCACCTCGAGACGATCGACTCGGGCCGGATCGAGGTCGACGGCACGCTGATCGGGTACCGCGAGCACGGGGACAAGCTCTACGAGCTGCAGCCGTCCGTCGCGGCGCAGCAGCGCGAGAACATCGGCATGGTGTTCCAGCGCTTCAACCTGTTCCCGCACATGACGGCGTTCGAGAACATCACCTGCGCCCCGATCTTCGTGCGCGGCGAGCGCAAGAGCGAGGCGCGGGAGTCCGCGCTCGCGCTCCTCGAACAGGTTGGGCTCGCCGACAAGGCGGACGCCTACCCGCGCGAGCTCTCCGGCGGGCAGCAGCAGCGGATCGCGATCGCGCGTGCGCTCGCGATGAAGCCGGACCTCATGCTGTTCGACGAGCCGACGAGCGCGCTCGATCCCGAGCTCGTCGGCGAGGTGCTCGAGGTCATGAAGTCGCTCGCGGAGACCGGCATGACGATGATCGTGGTGACCCACGAGATGGGCTTCGCGCGTGAGGTGGCCGACTCGGTGACCTTCATGGACGGCGGAGTGGTCGTCGAGCACGGCACCCCCGAGGAGGTGCTCGTGCATCCGCAGCACGGCCGAACGCGCGCCTTCCTCTCCAAGGTGCTGTAG
- a CDS encoding class II fumarate hydratase, with translation MTEEIEYRIEHDTMGEVRVPKNALYAAQTQRAVENFPISGAGLEPAQIVALARIKRSAAIANVELGILEAPIGQAIVAAADEIIGGAHHDQFPVDTYQTGSGTSSNMNMNEVLATLATKHLGAPVHPNDHVNASQSSNDVFPTSVHIAVTGALIEQLVPSLAHLAEAFEAKSELWKTAVKSGRTHLMDATPVTLGQEFGGFAAQIRYGIERVEAALPRVAEVPQGGTAVGTGINTPLGFPEKVIAEIAQSSGLPITEARNHFEAQANRDGLVEASGALRTIAVSLTKINNDIRWMGSGPNTGLAELHIPDLQPGSSIMPGKVNPVVPEAVLMVCARVIGNDATIAWAGASGSFELNVQIPVMGTALLESIRLLSNAAVVLADKTIAGLEANLERAAALAGMSPSTVTPLNRLIGYEAAAKIAKHSVKKGITVREAVVDLGYVERGEVSEADLDQALDLLSMTHPGVAK, from the coding sequence GTGACTGAAGAGATCGAGTACCGCATCGAGCACGACACGATGGGCGAGGTCCGCGTGCCGAAGAACGCCCTCTACGCGGCGCAGACGCAGCGCGCCGTCGAGAACTTCCCCATCTCCGGTGCGGGCCTTGAGCCCGCCCAGATCGTCGCGCTCGCCCGCATCAAGCGCTCCGCAGCGATCGCGAACGTCGAGCTCGGGATCCTCGAGGCGCCCATCGGCCAGGCCATCGTCGCCGCGGCCGACGAGATCATCGGCGGCGCCCACCACGATCAGTTCCCGGTCGACACCTACCAGACCGGGTCGGGCACGTCCTCGAACATGAACATGAACGAGGTGCTCGCGACCCTCGCGACGAAGCACCTTGGCGCCCCCGTCCACCCGAACGACCACGTCAACGCCTCGCAGTCGTCGAACGACGTGTTCCCGACCTCGGTGCACATCGCCGTGACCGGTGCGCTCATCGAGCAGCTCGTGCCCTCGCTCGCGCACCTCGCGGAGGCGTTCGAGGCCAAGTCCGAGCTCTGGAAGACCGCGGTGAAGTCGGGCCGCACCCACCTCATGGACGCGACCCCGGTCACCCTCGGCCAGGAGTTCGGCGGGTTCGCCGCGCAGATCCGCTACGGCATCGAGCGCGTCGAGGCGGCACTCCCCCGCGTCGCCGAGGTGCCCCAGGGCGGCACCGCCGTGGGCACCGGGATCAACACCCCCCTCGGGTTCCCGGAGAAGGTCATCGCCGAGATCGCGCAGTCGAGCGGACTGCCGATCACCGAGGCGCGCAACCACTTCGAGGCGCAGGCCAACCGCGACGGGCTCGTCGAGGCCTCGGGTGCACTCCGCACCATCGCCGTGTCGCTCACGAAGATCAACAACGACATCCGCTGGATGGGCTCGGGCCCGAACACGGGGCTCGCCGAGCTGCACATCCCCGACCTCCAGCCCGGCTCCTCCATCATGCCCGGCAAGGTCAACCCGGTCGTGCCGGAGGCCGTGCTCATGGTCTGCGCACGGGTGATCGGCAACGACGCGACGATCGCGTGGGCGGGCGCCTCGGGCTCCTTCGAGCTCAACGTGCAGATCCCGGTCATGGGAACCGCCCTGCTCGAGTCGATCCGTCTCCTCTCGAACGCGGCCGTGGTCCTCGCCGACAAGACCATCGCGGGCCTCGAGGCGAACCTCGAGCGCGCGGCGGCACTCGCCGGCATGAGCCCCTCGACCGTCACGCCGCTGAACCGCCTCATCGGCTACGAGGCCGCGGCGAAGATCGCGAAGCACTCGGTGAAGAAGGGCATCACCGTGCGCGAGGCCGTCGTCGACCTCGGCTACGTCGAGCGCGGCGAGGTCTCCGAGGCCGATCTCGATCAGGCGCTGGATCTCCTCTCGATGACCCACCCGGGCGTCGCGAAGTAG
- a CDS encoding carbonic anhydrase produces the protein MTAPRVSPQTAWDALAAGNARFIAGGPQHPRQDVERRNELASVQNPDAALFGCSDSRLAAEIIFDAGLGDLFVARNMGHVVAESIVASMEYAVANLGVAIIVVLAHDSCGAVAASIDLMAQDPDPVPVAVENTLQPILPAVQHLWMRENRNTPYVDRDLIDPDAVGRVHLGGTVNALLRSSRIISDAVAAGRLGIVGCQYRLAEGRAVPISAVGPLDIASGDLALPAL, from the coding sequence GTGACCGCACCCCGTGTCAGCCCGCAGACCGCCTGGGACGCCCTCGCGGCGGGCAACGCCCGCTTCATCGCGGGCGGGCCGCAGCACCCGCGGCAGGACGTCGAGCGACGCAACGAGCTCGCGAGTGTGCAGAACCCGGATGCCGCCCTCTTCGGCTGCTCCGACTCGCGGCTCGCGGCCGAGATCATCTTCGACGCCGGCCTGGGCGACCTGTTCGTCGCACGCAACATGGGGCACGTCGTGGCGGAGTCGATCGTGGCGTCCATGGAGTACGCGGTGGCGAATCTCGGCGTCGCGATCATCGTGGTGCTGGCGCACGACTCGTGCGGCGCCGTTGCCGCGTCCATCGATCTGATGGCGCAGGATCCGGATCCCGTGCCGGTCGCCGTCGAGAACACGCTGCAGCCGATCCTGCCCGCTGTGCAGCACCTCTGGATGCGCGAGAACCGGAACACCCCCTACGTCGACCGCGACCTCATCGACCCCGACGCCGTCGGCCGGGTCCACCTCGGCGGCACGGTGAACGCCCTGCTCCGCAGCTCACGGATCATCAGCGACGCGGTCGCTGCGGGCCGGCTCGGGATCGTCGGCTGCCAGTACCGCCTGGCCGAGGGCCGTGCGGTGCCGATCAGCGCCGTCGGACCGCTCGACATCGCGTCGGGCGACCTGGCACTGCCCGCCCTCTAA
- a CDS encoding DUF4245 family protein, which yields MAKQQKPPVEVAGLGRPETPAETAARKAIDSHNYRARKTVNNLVLSLLVSLGLVLVIFLMVPRGTGGFEDRSVDVVTLAAEASPSAGRTLAAPDVPEGWKAKQAVLRQSEGITYWQINYTTADDAYAAVVQAFTADGSPVDEAWIATQLEQQSPTGTERLGGLDWIVYDHSDRSPDQANMLFGLAADTGDGALLVYGTDTAGTLRVLATEVAASVDGPQTTDSTPTAEETS from the coding sequence GTGGCGAAGCAGCAGAAGCCGCCCGTGGAGGTGGCCGGTCTCGGTCGCCCGGAGACCCCCGCGGAGACGGCGGCGCGCAAGGCCATCGACTCCCACAACTACCGGGCGCGCAAGACGGTCAACAACCTCGTGCTGTCGCTGCTCGTCAGCCTGGGGCTCGTGCTCGTCATCTTCCTCATGGTTCCCCGCGGAACGGGCGGCTTCGAGGATCGCTCGGTCGACGTCGTGACCCTCGCGGCCGAGGCCTCGCCGAGTGCCGGCCGCACACTGGCGGCACCCGATGTGCCCGAGGGGTGGAAGGCCAAGCAGGCCGTGCTCCGCCAGTCCGAGGGCATCACGTACTGGCAGATCAACTACACGACCGCGGATGACGCGTACGCGGCCGTCGTGCAGGCGTTCACCGCCGACGGCTCCCCCGTCGACGAGGCCTGGATCGCGACGCAGCTCGAGCAGCAGTCCCCCACCGGCACCGAACGCCTCGGCGGCCTGGACTGGATCGTGTACGACCACTCCGACCGCAGCCCCGACCAGGCGAACATGCTCTTCGGCCTCGCCGCCGACACCGGCGACGGCGCCCTGCTCGTCTACGGCACGGACACCGCCGGCACGCTGCGGGTGCTCGCCACCGAGGTCGCCGCCTCGGTCGACGGCCCGCAGACCACCGATTCCACCCCCACCGCAGAGGAGACCTCGTGA
- a CDS encoding exodeoxyribonuclease VII small subunit — translation MSSPALQDPAELSYEQARDELVQVVGRLEQGGSTLEESIQLWERGEALAARCEEWLLGARQRLEAARQGAGTANGAGTDNANTDSTGNDNAGTEGTE, via the coding sequence ATGTCTTCCCCTGCCCTCCAGGATCCCGCCGAGCTCAGTTACGAGCAGGCACGCGACGAGCTCGTGCAGGTGGTCGGCCGCCTCGAGCAGGGCGGCTCGACGCTCGAAGAGTCGATCCAACTGTGGGAGCGGGGCGAGGCCCTGGCCGCACGCTGCGAGGAGTGGCTGCTGGGAGCGCGCCAGCGCCTGGAGGCCGCGCGGCAGGGCGCCGGCACGGCGAACGGCGCCGGCACTGACAACGCCAACACCGACAGCACTGGCAACGACAACGCCGGCACCGAGGGCACCGAGTAG
- a CDS encoding ABC transporter permease, whose product MNAERIKIFAAKNGIFLALIVLVAVFSILRPNFFSFANGQSILLQAAELGLIAIPAAFLIMSGTIDLSVGSVASAAAITGGLTMSSTGSTLLGFLVAIGTGVLTGALNGFLVSYMGLNSFVVTLGALSVWGGFALLLSDGRTIPRAELPETFRAIGTMKIGPVPIQIVALVVVIALGWYVLNHTKFGKEVKAIGGNERAARLMGVNVKRSRFLLFVATGAFAALAGMFLSAKVQSANPNIGSGLELEALTVVLLGGIAFEGGVGRISGVVAGLLFFRVLRAGLVFMQASPFLQTILIGATLIVAVALDSSIQRMIRSSWAKLGKKAVREETPAATT is encoded by the coding sequence ATGAACGCAGAACGCATCAAGATCTTCGCCGCCAAGAACGGCATCTTCCTCGCGCTGATCGTGCTGGTCGCGGTCTTCTCGATCCTCCGCCCCAACTTCTTCAGCTTCGCGAACGGGCAGAGCATCCTGCTGCAGGCCGCCGAGCTCGGGCTGATCGCGATCCCGGCCGCCTTCCTCATCATGTCGGGCACGATCGACCTCTCGGTGGGATCCGTCGCATCCGCGGCCGCGATCACCGGCGGCCTCACGATGAGCTCGACCGGCTCGACGCTTCTCGGCTTCCTCGTCGCGATCGGCACCGGCGTGCTCACCGGGGCGCTGAACGGGTTCCTCGTCTCCTATATGGGGCTGAACTCGTTCGTGGTCACGCTGGGCGCGCTCAGCGTGTGGGGCGGATTCGCTCTGCTCCTCTCGGACGGCCGCACGATCCCGCGCGCCGAGCTCCCGGAGACGTTCCGCGCCATCGGCACGATGAAGATCGGCCCCGTGCCGATCCAGATCGTCGCCCTCGTGGTGGTCATCGCGCTCGGCTGGTACGTGCTGAACCACACCAAGTTCGGCAAAGAGGTCAAGGCGATCGGCGGCAACGAGCGCGCGGCCCGGCTCATGGGCGTGAACGTCAAGCGCTCGCGCTTCCTGCTGTTCGTCGCGACCGGGGCATTCGCCGCCCTCGCCGGCATGTTCCTCTCCGCGAAGGTGCAGTCGGCGAACCCGAACATCGGCTCGGGGCTCGAGCTCGAGGCCCTCACGGTCGTGCTGCTCGGCGGCATCGCGTTCGAGGGCGGGGTCGGCCGCATCAGCGGGGTCGTGGCCGGTCTCCTCTTCTTCCGGGTGCTGCGCGCGGGCCTCGTGTTCATGCAGGCGTCGCCGTTCCTGCAGACCATCCTCATCGGCGCAACGCTGATCGTCGCGGTCGCCCTCGACAGTTCGATCCAGCGCATGATCCGGAGCTCCTGGGCGAAGCTCGGGAAAAAGGCGGTGCGGGAGGAAACCCCGGCCGCGACCACCTAG
- a CDS encoding ATP-binding cassette domain-containing protein, whose protein sequence is MATAEHRLAYTGVTVDFGATRALEDIEFAVAPGEIVGLLGHNGAGKSTLFNVTTGVIGASSGGFSIDGVHIDRRLTPREAAQLGITVIHQEPALAPNMSVLENLFLARKAPGAAERRARAQEALATVGAELPLDMPVEALSLGERQLVDLARGLLSGEMKVLLLDEPTAALGRAETDALHELIRGFAARGVAVVYVSHRLPDIMEVCTRIVVLRGGRLVVDGPASGFTPAKLAEALVPDLRSLDFTHVEPGREVMSVTTPGGPIAARAGEVVGLFGMAGGEQFGIAAQLAGAAASPHAYELDGTTHRFASPAQAIRRGVFFVPPDRDTEGLIASETALDNVMLPWYAAGPSRGWWVSARSGAEVYAHAREALDIRGPSADAEVSQFSGGNRQKHLLARWLYPAEPVLLILAQPTQGVDVGAKLDIVEAARAAAGRGAAVIVASSESDEIASMCDRAYTVLGDRLAEVPRSESFNADLLTSLLTIAESHAAASHATEPHPATPGRA, encoded by the coding sequence ATGGCCACTGCGGAGCATCGCCTCGCATACACCGGCGTCACCGTCGATTTCGGCGCCACCCGCGCGCTCGAGGACATCGAGTTCGCCGTCGCCCCGGGTGAGATCGTCGGTCTCCTCGGGCACAACGGCGCCGGCAAGAGCACACTGTTCAACGTCACCACTGGCGTGATCGGGGCCTCCAGCGGCGGCTTCAGCATCGACGGGGTGCACATCGACCGCCGGCTCACCCCTCGCGAGGCCGCGCAGCTCGGGATCACGGTGATCCACCAGGAGCCGGCGCTCGCCCCGAACATGTCGGTGCTCGAGAACCTCTTCCTGGCGCGCAAGGCACCGGGTGCGGCCGAGCGGCGCGCCCGCGCCCAGGAGGCGCTCGCGACCGTCGGCGCCGAGCTCCCGCTCGACATGCCGGTCGAGGCGCTCAGCCTGGGCGAGCGGCAGCTCGTCGATCTCGCGCGCGGGCTGCTCTCCGGCGAGATGAAGGTGCTGCTGCTCGACGAACCGACGGCCGCCCTCGGTCGCGCCGAGACCGACGCCCTGCACGAACTCATCCGCGGCTTCGCGGCGCGCGGCGTGGCGGTCGTCTACGTCTCCCACCGCCTCCCCGACATCATGGAGGTCTGCACGCGCATCGTCGTGCTCCGCGGCGGCCGCCTGGTCGTCGACGGGCCCGCGAGCGGGTTCACCCCGGCGAAGCTGGCAGAAGCGCTCGTGCCGGACCTGCGCTCCCTCGACTTCACGCACGTCGAGCCGGGCCGCGAGGTCATGTCGGTGACCACTCCGGGAGGTCCGATCGCGGCCCGGGCGGGCGAGGTCGTCGGACTCTTCGGCATGGCGGGCGGCGAGCAATTCGGGATCGCAGCCCAGCTCGCCGGAGCCGCCGCCTCGCCGCACGCGTACGAGCTCGACGGCACCACGCACCGCTTCGCGTCGCCCGCCCAGGCGATCCGGCGCGGCGTCTTCTTCGTCCCGCCGGATCGCGACACCGAGGGCCTCATCGCGTCTGAGACTGCGCTCGACAACGTCATGCTGCCCTGGTACGCCGCGGGCCCCTCTCGGGGCTGGTGGGTCTCGGCCCGATCCGGCGCGGAGGTCTACGCGCACGCCCGGGAGGCCCTCGACATCCGCGGGCCCTCGGCTGACGCCGAGGTCTCGCAGTTCTCCGGCGGCAATCGCCAGAAGCACCTGCTCGCGCGCTGGCTCTACCCCGCCGAGCCCGTCCTGCTCATCCTCGCCCAGCCCACCCAGGGCGTCGATGTCGGAGCCAAGCTCGACATCGTCGAGGCCGCCCGCGCGGCCGCGGGTCGCGGCGCCGCCGTCATCGTCGCGTCGAGCGAATCCGATGAGATCGCCAGCATGTGCGACCGCGCCTACACCGTGCTCGGCGACCGCCTCGCCGAGGTGCCCCGATCCGAATCCTTCAACGCCGACCTCCTGACCTCGCTGCTCACGATCGCCGAGTCGCATGCCGCCGCCTCGCATGCGACCGAGCCCCACCCGGCCACCCCCGGCCGCGCCTGA
- a CDS encoding sugar ABC transporter substrate-binding protein, giving the protein MKRFSRILGAVALTSAAALALSGCTSDSGSAGGGGDAGGSKGAVAMSFAGLDIQIWNDMLPFMETIVTDAGYEFVTDDPKWNAQTQVQDWESWIVRGDIKAIMGYPVQSDAMVAVTTQATDAGIPVLGYGSTWDGVEAAVVLDHEADGREAGEKAAEWIKETYGDEQVDVAFLGWPDTDLGRLRGQGMLDALEAANLNLNITEHKVLSLDDGYAAVQNQLNAVPNTKVWLAIANDPALGAYQALTDSGVSPTDETMLLANLDATDAELEIIQEEGSFWRFAYIAPARQLAEANAQMLVDAAEGKPVEDQTVPVTEVTSANAEDFLLANQ; this is encoded by the coding sequence ATGAAACGCTTCAGCCGCATCCTGGGTGCCGTCGCACTCACGTCAGCCGCAGCCCTCGCGCTGAGCGGCTGCACCTCCGACAGCGGGTCCGCCGGAGGCGGCGGGGACGCGGGCGGCTCCAAGGGCGCCGTCGCGATGAGCTTCGCCGGGCTCGACATCCAGATCTGGAACGACATGCTCCCCTTCATGGAGACAATCGTCACCGACGCCGGCTACGAGTTCGTCACCGACGATCCGAAGTGGAACGCGCAGACGCAGGTGCAGGACTGGGAGTCCTGGATCGTGCGCGGCGACATCAAGGCCATCATGGGCTACCCGGTGCAGTCCGACGCCATGGTCGCCGTGACCACGCAGGCGACCGACGCCGGCATCCCCGTGCTCGGGTACGGCAGCACCTGGGACGGGGTCGAAGCCGCCGTCGTGCTCGACCACGAGGCCGACGGCAGGGAAGCGGGCGAGAAGGCCGCGGAGTGGATCAAGGAGACCTACGGCGACGAGCAGGTCGACGTCGCGTTCCTGGGGTGGCCCGACACGGACCTCGGCCGCCTCCGTGGGCAGGGCATGCTCGACGCGCTGGAAGCCGCGAACCTCAACCTCAACATCACCGAGCACAAGGTGCTGAGCCTCGACGACGGCTACGCCGCCGTGCAGAACCAGCTGAACGCCGTGCCCAACACCAAGGTGTGGCTCGCGATCGCGAACGATCCCGCACTCGGCGCCTACCAGGCCCTCACCGACTCCGGTGTCTCCCCGACCGACGAGACCATGCTGCTCGCCAACCTCGACGCGACCGACGCCGAGCTGGAGATCATCCAGGAGGAGGGCTCCTTCTGGCGCTTCGCCTACATCGCACCGGCCCGCCAGCTCGCCGAGGCGAACGCGCAGATGCTCGTCGACGCGGCCGAGGGCAAGCCGGTCGAGGATCAGACGGTGCCCGTCACGGAGGTCACGAGCGCAAACGCCGAGGACTTCCTCCTGGCGAACCAGTAG
- a CDS encoding class II histone deacetylase — MERRTGYVWHEQYAWHDTGTHAGIYPSGGYVQPYRNFESPESKARFAGLVEVSGLLEQLVRVPARQVTEEDLLRVHTPGHVERIRTQSEAGGGDAGDGFSPFGRGGYELARLAAGGTLAAAEAVLDGTVDNAYALVRPPGHHAEPDQGRGYCLFANVPVAIEALRAAGRVTRVAIFDYDVHHGNGAQKIYWEDPDVLTISVHQDRLFPVDSGMVDEQGTGPGAGTNINVPLPAGSGDGAYWSVVDEVAWPAIRAFKPDIILVSSGFDPSALDPLGRMSVTSGGFRGIAERLLAIADEACDGKIVFSHEGGYSAVHVPFCGVAVLEALSGIRTDVEDPFNVSVGNSPTRELTEWQTDVIERSAELARALGLVVD; from the coding sequence ATGGAGCGCAGAACCGGATACGTATGGCACGAGCAGTACGCCTGGCACGACACCGGCACGCACGCAGGCATCTACCCGTCTGGCGGGTACGTGCAGCCGTACCGCAACTTCGAGAGCCCCGAGTCGAAGGCCCGTTTCGCGGGCCTCGTCGAGGTGTCCGGGCTGCTCGAGCAGCTGGTGCGGGTGCCCGCGCGGCAGGTGACCGAGGAGGATCTGCTCCGGGTGCACACGCCGGGGCACGTGGAGCGGATCCGGACGCAGTCCGAGGCCGGGGGCGGCGATGCCGGTGACGGCTTCTCGCCCTTCGGTCGCGGCGGCTACGAGCTCGCGCGACTGGCGGCGGGCGGGACTCTCGCTGCGGCGGAAGCCGTGCTCGACGGGACGGTCGACAACGCCTACGCGCTCGTGCGCCCGCCGGGCCATCACGCCGAGCCGGATCAGGGGCGCGGCTACTGCCTGTTCGCGAACGTACCGGTGGCGATCGAGGCGCTGCGCGCGGCCGGGCGGGTGACGCGTGTGGCGATCTTCGACTACGACGTGCACCACGGCAACGGCGCCCAGAAGATCTACTGGGAGGATCCGGACGTGCTCACGATTTCGGTGCACCAGGATCGGCTCTTCCCGGTCGACAGCGGCATGGTCGATGAGCAGGGCACCGGGCCCGGAGCCGGCACGAACATCAATGTGCCGCTGCCCGCGGGATCCGGTGATGGTGCGTACTGGTCGGTGGTCGACGAGGTCGCCTGGCCGGCGATCCGCGCGTTCAAGCCCGATATCATTCTCGTGTCGAGCGGCTTCGACCCGTCGGCGCTCGACCCGCTGGGGCGCATGAGTGTGACCTCCGGCGGCTTCCGGGGGATCGCCGAGCGCCTGCTCGCGATCGCCGACGAGGCCTGCGACGGCAAGATCGTGTTCTCGCACGAGGGCGGCTACTCCGCTGTGCACGTGCCGTTCTGCGGGGTCGCGGTGCTCGAGGCGCTCAGCGGGATCCGCACCGACGTCGAGGACCCGTTCAACGTCTCGGTGGGCAACTCGCCGACGCGCGAGCTCACCGAGTGGCAGACCGACGTGATCGAGCGGTCGGCCGAGCTGGCCCGCGCGCTCGGCCTCGTCGTCGACTGA
- a CDS encoding Lrp/AsnC family transcriptional regulator has product MTQGSNTPDAAAAPRAEAPEPSGALDALDERLILLLERDGRMSYADLGSEVGLTPGGARARVKRLQERGVVRVIGVTSPHAVGLSSIASLQIEVSGDIDAVADRIAGFDGVRYVVLGSGRFSILSEVYATSPSELFTLINRQIREVPGVSHIETFLYEAVHTHRPIFPLANGR; this is encoded by the coding sequence ATGACCCAGGGATCGAACACTCCGGACGCCGCCGCAGCACCGCGCGCGGAGGCTCCCGAGCCGTCCGGCGCGCTCGACGCGCTCGACGAGCGCCTGATCCTGCTCCTCGAGCGCGACGGACGCATGAGCTACGCGGATCTCGGGAGTGAGGTGGGTCTCACCCCCGGCGGCGCCCGGGCGCGCGTGAAGCGACTGCAGGAGCGCGGGGTCGTGCGGGTCATCGGCGTGACGAGCCCGCACGCCGTGGGGCTCAGCAGCATCGCGAGCCTGCAGATCGAGGTCTCGGGTGACATCGACGCCGTGGCCGACCGGATCGCCGGATTCGATGGGGTTCGCTACGTCGTGCTCGGCTCGGGTCGCTTCAGCATTCTCTCGGAGGTCTACGCGACGTCGCCGAGCGAGCTCTTCACGCTGATCAACCGGCAGATCCGCGAGGTGCCCGGGGTCTCGCACATCGAGACGTTCCTGTACGAGGCGGTGCACACGCACCGCCCGATCTTCCCGCTCGCGAACGGCCGCTAG
- a CDS encoding 4-hydroxy-3-methylbut-2-enyl diphosphate reductase, whose amino-acid sequence MPRLRRDAGRLKDLPVDGAKQVLLAAPRGYCAGVDRAVVAVEKALDRYGAPVYVRKQIVHNVHVVRTLERMGAIFVEEVDEVPEGANVVFSAHGVSPAVVSAAEDRHLHAIDATCPLVTKVHREAVRFARQDMEILLIGHEGHEEVEGTAGEAPEHITIVNSPDDVATLEVQDPDKLVWLSQTTLSVDETMETVRRLRERFPNLQDPPSDDICYATQNRQVAIKKIAPQADLVIVVGSSNSSNSVRLKEVALEYGAKAAYRVDFASEVKQEWLDGVRTVGVTSGASVPEVLVQELLDDLADAGYSDVRATVTAEEDLVFSLPKELRQDVNGKRDARALGGRVR is encoded by the coding sequence ATGCCCCGGCTGCGGCGCGATGCCGGTCGTCTGAAGGATCTCCCGGTCGACGGTGCGAAGCAGGTGCTGCTCGCCGCGCCGCGCGGATACTGCGCGGGTGTGGATCGCGCCGTGGTCGCGGTGGAGAAGGCACTGGATCGCTACGGTGCCCCGGTCTACGTGCGGAAGCAGATTGTGCATAACGTGCACGTCGTGCGCACGCTGGAGCGCATGGGAGCGATCTTCGTCGAAGAGGTCGACGAGGTGCCCGAGGGCGCGAACGTCGTGTTCTCGGCGCACGGGGTCTCACCCGCGGTGGTCTCGGCGGCAGAGGACCGGCACCTGCACGCGATCGATGCGACCTGCCCGCTCGTCACCAAGGTGCACCGCGAGGCCGTGCGCTTCGCCCGGCAGGACATGGAGATCCTGCTGATCGGGCACGAGGGGCACGAGGAGGTCGAGGGAACCGCCGGCGAGGCGCCCGAGCACATCACGATCGTGAACTCGCCCGACGACGTCGCGACGCTCGAGGTGCAGGATCCCGACAAGCTCGTCTGGCTGTCGCAGACCACCCTCTCGGTCGACGAGACGATGGAGACGGTGCGTCGACTGCGCGAGCGCTTCCCCAACCTGCAGGATCCGCCCAGCGATGACATCTGCTACGCCACGCAGAACCGCCAGGTCGCCATCAAGAAGATCGCCCCGCAGGCCGATCTCGTGATCGTCGTCGGATCGTCGAACTCGTCGAACTCGGTGCGCCTCAAGGAGGTCGCGCTCGAGTACGGTGCGAAGGCCGCCTACCGGGTCGACTTCGCGAGCGAGGTGAAGCAGGAGTGGCTCGACGGCGTGCGCACGGTCGGCGTGACGAGCGGTGCCTCGGTGCCCGAGGTGCTGGTGCAGGAACTCCTCGACGATCTCGCCGATGCCGGGTACTCCGACGTGCGCGCCACGGTGACGGCCGAGGAGGATCTTGTCTTCTCGCTGCCGAAGGAGCTGCGCCAGGACGTCAACGGCAAGCGCGACGCGCGCGCTCTCGGCGGCCGCGTCCGCTAG